In a single window of the Streptomyces sp. NBC_00285 genome:
- a CDS encoding thioredoxin family protein has protein sequence MAQRVHRPREDAEFNFILGMSAVPVLAYFIGTWPKAIEPCQVMDLVVGGIADDYTGRLTAVRADITRCPAATERYGITGAPSYLLLKEGEAVAQGTGPMTTAEVRKFLDGHL, from the coding sequence ATGGCGCAGCGGGTTCACCGACCCCGTGAGGACGCGGAGTTCAATTTCATCCTCGGGATGAGCGCGGTTCCGGTCCTCGCATACTTCATCGGGACCTGGCCCAAGGCAATCGAACCCTGCCAGGTGATGGACCTCGTCGTGGGCGGCATCGCCGACGACTACACGGGCCGCCTGACGGCCGTCCGCGCCGACATCACGCGCTGTCCGGCCGCAACCGAGCGATACGGGATCACCGGCGCCCCGTCCTACCTCCTGCTCAAGGAGGGAGAGGCCGTGGCGCAGGGCACGGGGCCCATGACCACCGCCGAGGTACGGAAGTTCCTGGACGGCCACCTCTGA
- a CDS encoding YrhB domain-containing protein: MIEQEAAGRAVEELLERDYQQWRAVSADAVRMAVVRVEEHELVWIVSWQSEKFVRTRNSKYALIGNGPYLVDRVDGGLHQIGVVSAVTGEWEADYRARIRGLPVRTAVDDLHDALRGVAATRGRMHAVRTLRQRLSVLSPAEAIEYVSALLEGDAPARLVAVAAKELVEPFNPVLAVETILSGAAIRAGQRPEG; the protein is encoded by the coding sequence ATGATCGAGCAGGAAGCCGCCGGTCGGGCCGTCGAAGAGCTGCTGGAGCGCGACTATCAGCAGTGGCGTGCTGTGAGCGCGGACGCGGTGAGGATGGCTGTGGTACGTGTCGAGGAGCACGAGCTGGTGTGGATCGTCTCCTGGCAGTCCGAAAAGTTCGTACGCACACGGAACTCGAAGTACGCACTGATTGGCAATGGGCCGTATCTGGTCGACCGTGTCGACGGGGGACTGCATCAGATCGGCGTCGTCTCCGCGGTAACCGGGGAGTGGGAGGCCGACTACCGGGCTCGGATACGCGGCCTGCCGGTCCGCACTGCAGTGGACGATCTACACGATGCGCTCCGCGGGGTGGCCGCTACGCGCGGACGCATGCATGCTGTGCGGACACTGCGCCAAAGGCTGTCTGTGCTCTCGCCTGCGGAGGCCATCGAATACGTGAGCGCGTTGCTGGAGGGTGACGCGCCGGCGCGCCTCGTGGCCGTCGCTGCAAAGGAACTGGTGGAGCCTTTCAACCCGGTGCTTGCGGTGGAGACCATTCTGAGCGGGGCGGCGATCCGGGCCGGTCAGAGACCCGAGGGGTGA
- a CDS encoding DUF3885 domain-containing protein has translation MHDTLTTATRPYDADSPLAHLLNMVQALGRPTQDEQREDAVTAVARYVYPDTLAKVLDFMGGNGSPALRSPGFDFEAAATAWLDGGLWLHRTPRISEADGAVDVLTLIVPCTCGRGYNDIVLDCEDMLIELLTELGPTHGWSVHDDSLEDCRSVSKKSVSLVHGPPTSWSSVGSSARGRVRRVHGDGQTDLTELWQQRWPSRPPVGYRLRDPYRDVWVRFHSLPESKRYAEDESEYTVVLERYNTVLDELFADTDVYVITPLWTTEAEVPSAEPVTGFWQSLLVKDDPDPEFRTYCHLFAARRSWQRGCIDDLLRDIADDKTAGVLITDTRMQRIHHPYDGGADVFLATPGERDQMRDRHADWLSSHPSGL, from the coding sequence ATGCACGACACCCTCACCACGGCGACCCGCCCGTACGACGCCGACTCGCCGCTGGCCCACCTGCTCAACATGGTGCAGGCCCTCGGCCGACCCACCCAGGACGAACAGCGCGAGGACGCTGTCACGGCCGTCGCCCGCTACGTCTACCCGGATACCCTCGCCAAGGTGCTGGACTTCATGGGCGGGAACGGCAGCCCCGCCCTGCGCTCCCCCGGCTTCGACTTCGAGGCGGCCGCGACGGCCTGGCTGGACGGCGGGCTGTGGCTGCACCGCACCCCGCGCATCAGCGAGGCCGACGGCGCGGTCGACGTGCTCACTCTGATCGTGCCGTGCACCTGCGGCCGCGGCTACAACGACATCGTGCTCGACTGCGAGGACATGCTGATCGAGCTCCTCACCGAACTGGGGCCCACGCACGGCTGGTCGGTGCACGACGACAGCCTGGAGGACTGCCGCAGCGTCTCTAAGAAGTCCGTTTCCCTCGTACATGGGCCCCCGACATCATGGTCGTCGGTAGGTTCATCTGCGAGAGGACGAGTGCGGCGGGTGCATGGAGACGGGCAGACCGATCTGACGGAACTGTGGCAGCAGCGTTGGCCCAGTCGCCCTCCGGTCGGGTACAGGCTTCGCGACCCATATCGGGACGTCTGGGTGCGCTTTCACAGCCTTCCGGAGTCGAAGCGGTACGCGGAGGACGAGAGCGAGTACACCGTCGTCCTGGAGCGCTACAACACCGTCCTCGATGAGTTGTTCGCTGATACGGATGTGTATGTCATCACTCCGCTCTGGACGACCGAAGCCGAGGTTCCGTCAGCGGAACCCGTCACGGGGTTCTGGCAGAGCCTGCTGGTGAAGGACGATCCTGACCCCGAGTTCCGCACGTACTGCCACCTGTTCGCCGCCCGCCGATCCTGGCAGCGCGGCTGCATCGACGACTTGCTCCGAGATATCGCCGACGACAAGACGGCGGGAGTCCTCATCACCGACACCCGCATGCAGCGCATCCACCACCCCTACGACGGTGGCGCCGACGTCTTCCTCGCCACGCCAGGAGAACGGGACCAGATGCGCGATCGGCACGCCGACTGGCTTTCCAGTCACCCCTCGGGTCTCTGA
- a CDS encoding PQQ-dependent sugar dehydrogenase: MRNRRIVTLMGAAALAGAVGLLPLSTAQAAKPDPAPPTSSDFQKVTLNDRPGEPMALAVLPDRRVLHTARTGEVRVHDPKSGVNFLAADMKKSPAGLYQHDEEGVQGIAVDPGFAKNHWVYLYYSPRLATPMDDPATPGVNEGDAPQFGTDADFAKYKGVTRLSRFKLVGNKLDFATEQKVIEVPADRGICCHVGGKIDFDGKGNLFLSTGDDSNPFSSDGYAPLDDRPDRNPAYDARRTAGNTNDLRGKVLRIQAKPGGGYQIPRGNLFAPGTAKTRPEIYAMGLRNPFRFGVDDKTGEVYVGDYSPDAQSANPDRGPAGQGRWMVIDRPANYGWPFCVTQDIPYQDYDFATQKSSGAFDCAKPVNDSRNNTGRSVLPPVENAEIVYGYGASVEFPELGTGGIGPMGGPVYQYDKRNKAQNRWPQYFDGKPLFYEWTRDQMKAITLGKKNQVLKIEDAIPTIKTDGPIDAEFGPDGALYVLEYGTGYFAELPEAQLSRIDFTRGNRTPEPKVAADLVNGTSPLTVQFSSAGTKDADGDALRYAWDFDADGTVDSREANPKHTFTDNAVYDATLKVTDSTGRSASASVPVVVGNKAPVVALTTDPAPHGGTPFHWGDTVTWQVTVTDDQPVDCAKVSVSFILGHDSHGHPLSTSNGCSGSFKTFLDGGHSGSDNLKAVFNATYTDTPPDGLPSLSGSAEVALTPAD, from the coding sequence GTGCGCAACAGACGGATCGTCACCCTCATGGGGGCGGCTGCGCTGGCAGGAGCCGTCGGGCTCCTGCCCCTCTCCACAGCGCAGGCCGCCAAACCGGACCCTGCACCGCCGACTTCGTCGGACTTCCAGAAGGTCACCCTCAACGACCGTCCGGGCGAGCCCATGGCCCTCGCCGTCCTTCCCGACCGGCGGGTGCTGCACACGGCACGCACGGGAGAGGTCCGCGTCCATGACCCCAAGAGCGGCGTGAACTTCCTTGCCGCCGACATGAAGAAGAGCCCCGCGGGGCTCTACCAGCACGACGAAGAAGGCGTACAGGGCATCGCGGTCGACCCCGGCTTCGCCAAGAACCACTGGGTCTACCTCTACTACTCGCCCCGCCTCGCCACCCCCATGGACGACCCGGCCACCCCGGGAGTCAACGAAGGGGACGCCCCGCAGTTCGGCACGGACGCGGACTTCGCCAAGTACAAGGGCGTCACCCGCCTGTCGCGGTTCAAACTCGTGGGCAACAAGCTCGACTTCGCCACCGAACAGAAGGTCATCGAGGTACCGGCCGACCGCGGCATCTGCTGCCATGTCGGCGGCAAGATCGACTTCGACGGCAAGGGCAACCTGTTCCTGTCGACCGGCGACGACTCCAACCCGTTCTCCTCCGACGGCTACGCCCCGCTCGACGACCGCCCCGACCGCAACCCTGCCTACGACGCGCGGCGCACCGCGGGCAACACCAACGACCTGCGCGGCAAGGTCCTGCGCATCCAGGCCAAGCCCGGCGGCGGATACCAGATACCGCGCGGCAACCTCTTCGCGCCGGGCACCGCCAAGACCCGCCCCGAGATCTACGCCATGGGTCTGCGCAACCCCTTCCGCTTCGGCGTCGACGACAAGACCGGCGAGGTCTACGTCGGCGACTACTCGCCCGACGCCCAGAGCGCCAACCCCGACCGCGGCCCCGCCGGCCAGGGACGCTGGATGGTCATCGACCGCCCCGCCAACTACGGCTGGCCCTTCTGCGTGACCCAGGACATCCCCTACCAGGACTACGACTTCGCCACCCAGAAGTCGAGCGGCGCCTTCGACTGCGCCAAGCCCGTCAACGACTCCCGCAACAACACCGGCCGCAGCGTGCTGCCCCCGGTCGAGAACGCGGAGATCGTGTACGGCTACGGGGCCTCGGTGGAGTTCCCGGAACTCGGCACCGGCGGCATCGGCCCCATGGGCGGCCCGGTCTACCAGTACGACAAGCGCAACAAAGCCCAGAACCGCTGGCCTCAGTACTTCGACGGCAAGCCGCTCTTCTACGAGTGGACCCGCGACCAGATGAAGGCCATCACCCTCGGAAAGAAGAACCAGGTCCTCAAGATCGAGGACGCGATCCCCACGATCAAGACGGACGGCCCGATCGACGCCGAGTTCGGCCCCGACGGCGCGCTGTACGTCCTGGAGTACGGCACCGGGTACTTCGCGGAACTGCCCGAGGCCCAGCTCTCCCGCATCGACTTCACCCGCGGCAACCGCACCCCGGAGCCCAAGGTCGCCGCGGACCTCGTCAACGGCACCAGCCCGCTGACCGTCCAGTTCTCCAGCGCCGGCACGAAGGACGCCGACGGCGACGCCCTGCGCTACGCGTGGGACTTCGACGCCGACGGCACGGTCGACTCCAGGGAGGCGAACCCGAAGCACACGTTCACCGACAACGCGGTCTACGACGCCACGCTGAAGGTCACCGACAGCACCGGGCGTTCGGCCTCCGCGTCCGTCCCCGTCGTCGTCGGCAACAAGGCGCCGGTCGTCGCGCTCACCACCGACCCGGCACCGCACGGTGGCACCCCCTTCCACTGGGGTGACACGGTCACCTGGCAGGTCACCGTCACCGACGACCAGCCGGTGGACTGCGCGAAGGTCAGCGTCTCGTTCATCCTCGGCCACGACTCGCACGGACACCCGCTGTCGACGAGCAACGGCTGCTCCGGATCGTTCAAGACGTTCCTGGACGGCGGGCACTCCGGTTCGGACAACCTCAAGGCGGTCTTCAACGCCACCTACACGGACACGCCCCCGGACGGCCTGCCGTCCCTCTCGGGCAGCGCCGAGGTCGCGCTGACACCGGCCGACTGA